In Sphingobium sp. B2D3C, a genomic segment contains:
- a CDS encoding (2Fe-2S)-binding protein produces the protein MATELMVNGQKRQVETDPKKPLLWVLREDLDMVGTKFGCGMALCGACTVMIDGQAVRSCTTPVGTAAGKQITTIEHVATTPVGKAVSEAWTQLDVPQCGYCQAGQIVSATALLAKTPKPTDQQIDAAMSGNICRCATYLRIRKAIKQAAGLEEGAAA, from the coding sequence ATGGCCACCGAACTGATGGTCAACGGGCAAAAAAGGCAGGTCGAAACCGACCCCAAGAAGCCGCTGCTCTGGGTGCTTCGTGAAGATCTGGACATGGTCGGCACCAAGTTCGGCTGCGGCATGGCGCTGTGCGGCGCCTGCACGGTGATGATCGACGGCCAGGCCGTGCGCTCCTGCACCACGCCGGTCGGCACGGCGGCGGGCAAGCAGATCACCACCATCGAGCATGTCGCGACGACGCCGGTCGGCAAGGCCGTGAGTGAGGCCTGGACCCAGCTCGATGTGCCACAGTGCGGCTATTGCCAGGCCGGGCAGATCGTCTCCGCAACGGCTTTGCTCGCCAAGACGCCCAAGCCCACCGATCAGCAGATCGATGCGGCGATGAGCGGCAATATCTGCCGTTGCGCGACCTATTTGCGCATCCGCAAGGCCATCAAACAGGCGGCTGGCCTCGAAGAGGGAGCCGCCGCATGA
- a CDS encoding NTP transferase domain-containing protein produces the protein MALPGLAVALLAAGRSIRFGTADKLVADLGGRALIGWAAETGLTVEATHHLLVAPAGVDWGSHAPKYRLVVNSRPEVGMAHSLGLAAAAAQEAGASALMVLLADMPFVTAEHLDAVLGQFATDGASAVFSCSPEGVAQPPALFPARAFADLQALEGDRGAQGLATGSALVNADARLLLDVDTPEDLAWARAMVTNTESKAPD, from the coding sequence ATGGCGCTGCCCGGCCTCGCCGTGGCGCTGCTGGCGGCGGGGCGCTCGATCCGCTTCGGCACGGCGGACAAGCTGGTGGCGGACCTCGGCGGACGCGCATTGATCGGCTGGGCGGCTGAGACCGGGCTGACGGTAGAGGCGACCCATCATCTGCTGGTGGCGCCGGCGGGCGTGGACTGGGGAAGCCATGCACCGAAATATCGGCTGGTCGTCAATTCTCGGCCAGAAGTGGGGATGGCGCACTCTTTGGGTCTGGCGGCGGCGGCGGCGCAGGAAGCCGGAGCCTCGGCGTTGATGGTGCTGCTCGCGGATATGCCGTTTGTCACGGCCGAGCATCTGGATGCGGTGCTTGGGCAGTTTGCGACGGATGGAGCGTCCGCTGTCTTCTCTTGTTCGCCCGAAGGCGTTGCTCAACCGCCCGCGCTGTTTCCGGCGCGGGCTTTCGCTGATCTCCAAGCGCTTGAAGGAGATCGGGGTGCGCAGGGGCTCGCCACAGGGTCTGCGCTGGTGAACGCCGACGCACGGCTGCTGCTGGATGTCGATACGCCGGAAGACCTCGCGTGGGCGCGGGCCATGGTTACGAACACGGAGAGCAAAGCTCCGGACTGA
- a CDS encoding XdhC family protein yields the protein MNDIDAIITAARDWAGQPMALATVVEASGSAPRPRGGHMLIAADGRFAGSISGGCVEYDVFAMAERAITKGETGLRYFGSTDPSVWEPGLPCGGQIGVLVQPVSEAGFAPALFETVAQGRAAGKAVAISTDLTTGKARLGTQAGQFVNLYEPARKLLIVGAVQIGQALSAIAQTLGMAVTVNDPRERFLSAERFPGVTLSDAWPDDAVASFAPNAACAVVTLSHDIKIDDPALIAALAQSTGYIGALGSRANHARRLERLAAAGVSADELRRVDGPAGLPIGGLGPQEIALSIAAGMVAAFRGAR from the coding sequence TTGAACGATATCGATGCCATCATCACCGCCGCGCGCGACTGGGCCGGCCAGCCCATGGCGCTCGCCACCGTCGTGGAAGCCTCCGGTTCCGCGCCAAGGCCGCGCGGCGGGCATATGCTCATCGCGGCGGATGGACGCTTTGCCGGATCGATCTCGGGCGGCTGTGTGGAATATGACGTGTTCGCCATGGCCGAGCGGGCGATCACGAAGGGGGAGACCGGCCTGCGCTATTTCGGCAGCACCGACCCCAGCGTGTGGGAGCCGGGCCTGCCCTGCGGCGGGCAGATCGGCGTGCTCGTGCAGCCGGTGAGCGAGGCGGGCTTTGCGCCGGCCTTGTTCGAGACGGTGGCGCAGGGCCGCGCGGCGGGCAAGGCGGTCGCCATCTCCACCGACCTTACGACCGGCAAGGCGCGGCTAGGGACGCAGGCGGGGCAGTTCGTCAATCTCTACGAGCCGGCGCGAAAGCTGCTGATCGTCGGCGCGGTGCAGATCGGCCAGGCGCTCTCAGCCATCGCGCAGACGCTCGGTATGGCGGTGACGGTCAACGACCCACGCGAACGCTTCCTGAGCGCCGAGCGCTTCCCCGGCGTGACGCTGAGCGACGCCTGGCCGGACGATGCCGTCGCCAGCTTCGCGCCGAATGCCGCCTGCGCGGTGGTCACGCTCAGCCACGACATCAAGATCGATGACCCGGCCCTGATCGCCGCGCTGGCGCAGTCGACCGGCTATATCGGCGCGCTCGGATCGCGTGCCAATCATGCGCGGCGGCTGGAGCGGCTCGCGGCGGCGGGGGTAAGCGCGGACGAGCTGCGCCGGGTGGACGGGCCGGCCGGCCTGCCGATCGGCGGCCTTGGTCCGCAGGAGATTGCCCTCTCCATCGCCGCCGGCATGGTCGCGGCCTTTCGCGGGGCCCGCTGA